A stretch of Desulfitobacterium dichloroeliminans LMG P-21439 DNA encodes these proteins:
- the tadA gene encoding tRNA adenosine(34) deaminase TadA — MSHQKWMSLALEEAQLAFEQGEVPIGAVVVHNNQVIAKAHNEKELRQDPTAHAEVLAVQRATQALGVWRLSEATLYVTLEPCPMCAGALVQARLKSLVFGAADLKGGAVGSVTNVLDVNRWNHRVEVVAGILEDECAQILKDFFKKLR; from the coding sequence ATGAGTCATCAAAAGTGGATGAGTTTAGCACTTGAGGAAGCACAGCTTGCCTTTGAGCAAGGGGAAGTCCCGATCGGGGCGGTAGTTGTGCATAATAATCAAGTCATTGCCAAAGCCCATAATGAAAAGGAGTTAAGGCAGGATCCCACGGCACATGCCGAAGTGTTGGCAGTGCAAAGGGCTACCCAAGCCTTAGGAGTTTGGCGTCTTTCTGAGGCCACCCTTTATGTCACCCTCGAGCCCTGTCCCATGTGTGCAGGGGCTCTAGTTCAAGCTCGGCTGAAATCTCTTGTTTTTGGAGCAGCTGATCTCAAGGGTGGAGCCGTAGGTTCAGTAACGAATGTCCTAGACGTGAACCGCTGGAATCATCGTGTGGAGGTTGTAGCGGGGATTCTCGAGGACGAATGCGCCCAGATTCTGAAGGATTTTTTCAAGAAGCTGCGCTGA
- a CDS encoding helix-turn-helix transcriptional regulator yields the protein MKNHVKRLREERGLTQKELGEKVGVSRQAINAIEMGKFDPSIWLAYDLAHYFGISIEALFLFKEEDRK from the coding sequence GTGAAAAACCATGTTAAGCGTCTCCGGGAAGAGCGTGGGCTGACTCAAAAAGAACTTGGTGAAAAAGTGGGCGTTTCTCGCCAAGCAATCAACGCCATTGAAATGGGCAAGTTTGATCCTTCGATTTGGCTTGCCTATGATCTAGCACACTATTTCGGGATATCAATTGAGGCATTATTTCTTTTCAAAGAGGAGGATCGGAAATGA
- a CDS encoding B12-binding domain-containing radical SAM protein codes for MRIMLIQPKMNKRPMDTDLKTRMSPSLALLTLVSLTPECHEVIMVNENMEEIQYPMDIELVGITITLDVMPRAVEIAQRFRRLGIPVVAGGIHITSSPEECLQHFDAICIGAAERVWAGMIEDVEQGRLQQIYHDMSDFRGEEIVSPAYHKIDKSRYLYTNVILTSRGCPNRCDFCYNSCQNKIYARRPLEDVIKDIESLGTRHVLFIDDNFIGAPAYTRELLNNLRGMNLKWSAAVTTKIADHLDLLDLMAETGCQSLFIGFESINNSSLHGVNKDNHFEKYERLAAEIHRRGIMINASMVFGLDGDERDVFARTLEWLVKNKIETLTSHILTPYPGTELYRRIKREGRIIDHELAKYNTAHVVFQPKGMSAAELYEGYLWIYREFYTLRNIVSRMPHHKAQRKSYFLFNLLYRKFGRVTALLARVIPMRLVGRLAAQISYKIK; via the coding sequence ATGAGAATTATGCTGATTCAGCCGAAAATGAATAAGCGACCCATGGATACCGACTTAAAAACACGGATGTCTCCCTCATTGGCCCTCTTGACTTTGGTGAGTCTCACCCCTGAGTGTCACGAGGTTATCATGGTCAACGAGAATATGGAGGAAATACAGTATCCTATGGATATAGAGTTGGTTGGCATCACCATAACCTTAGATGTTATGCCCAGGGCTGTGGAGATCGCCCAAAGATTCCGCCGGTTGGGGATTCCAGTAGTTGCGGGCGGAATCCATATCACGAGCAGTCCAGAGGAGTGCCTTCAACATTTTGACGCCATTTGTATCGGCGCTGCTGAGAGGGTATGGGCAGGCATGATCGAAGACGTGGAACAAGGTAGGTTGCAGCAAATCTATCACGACATGTCTGATTTTCGAGGGGAGGAGATTGTCTCCCCGGCGTATCATAAGATTGATAAAAGTCGCTATCTCTATACGAATGTTATACTCACAAGTCGAGGTTGTCCAAACAGATGTGATTTCTGCTACAATAGCTGTCAAAACAAAATTTATGCCCGTCGCCCACTAGAGGATGTGATCAAGGATATTGAATCCCTTGGCACACGGCATGTGCTGTTTATTGATGATAATTTTATCGGCGCGCCTGCTTACACCCGTGAACTCCTTAATAATCTAAGGGGCATGAATCTAAAATGGAGTGCTGCAGTAACCACCAAGATAGCCGACCATCTCGACTTGCTGGACCTGATGGCCGAGACAGGCTGTCAAAGCCTTTTTATCGGCTTTGAGTCGATCAATAACTCTTCACTGCACGGGGTGAACAAAGACAACCATTTTGAAAAATATGAAAGGCTGGCTGCCGAAATCCATCGACGGGGTATTATGATTAATGCCAGTATGGTCTTTGGTCTGGACGGGGATGAGCGGGATGTTTTTGCAAGAACTCTGGAATGGTTGGTCAAGAATAAAATTGAAACCTTAACTTCCCATATTCTCACCCCTTACCCCGGGACAGAATTGTATCGACGCATAAAGAGGGAAGGGCGTATTATCGACCATGAACTAGCCAAGTATAATACAGCGCACGTAGTTTTTCAGCCGAAAGGGATGTCAGCAGCAGAACTATATGAGGGCTACCTTTGGATTTACAGGGAGTTTTACACCCTTCGTAACATAGTAAGCCGTATGCCACATCATAAAGCGCAGCGAAAATCTTATTTTTTGTTTAATCTACTCTACCGTAAATTCGGGCGAGTGACTGCCCTGCTGGCACGGGTTATTCCAATGCGTTTGGTCGGGAGGTTGGCAGCCCAAATTTCCTACAAGATAAAATAG
- a CDS encoding aspartyl-phosphate phosphatase Spo0E family protein: protein MEERLLRKIEALRKVLYQNGTTYCLTDARVVAMSQELDRLLNEYQRIVTNKQMSFW from the coding sequence GTGGAAGAAAGACTATTAAGGAAAATAGAAGCCCTTCGCAAAGTTTTATATCAAAATGGGACAACCTATTGCTTGACGGATGCACGTGTTGTAGCCATGAGTCAAGAGTTGGATCGCCTATTAAACGAATATCAACGTATCGTCACGAATAAGCAGATGTCCTTTTGGTAA
- the dnaX gene encoding DNA polymerase III subunit gamma/tau: MAYLALYREWRPKNFRDMVGQEHVTKTLINALAQNKVAHAYLFSGPRGTGKTTTAKVLAKALNCEHRDGVEPCNQCASCLSIDQGSAMEVYEIDAASNRGIDEIRDLRDKVRLSAGESKTKVYIIDEVHMLTTEAFNALLKTLEEPPERVVFILATTEVHKIPLTILSRVQRFEFHRIPLEQIQNHLEKVCQAIGRDVDEEALQVIAQKSEGGLRDALSILDQCLLLDGKLGVVQVYQVLGMVGEEFSAQLVDQLAEGNYAATLARLGDGINQGMDPRQIIRELLEYLRQALLYAATQAFPQIAPHLKEKLAFQCEKIGLKTLLQWIGILLQGESQLKYAANARLAAELLLVQVIYDSEKDGSQDSPQVLQRLQEIEEEIKNLSKGHVIQKESRQDSAPKLKEAALGPTPSKKESHAKSTTQPLDHNDSERQSHSPQSIQQIQGRWNDVLEQVRKEKKSTHAFLMEGKPVELDGDGLVIVFKDGLSFHRDKVKQKENRETIEQVLKSLFGCSLTLQCVLEGEYGKGESSANPEAGDDSLENPLLKKAADLFGSDLVVIKE, from the coding sequence ATGGCTTATTTGGCCTTATACCGTGAATGGAGACCGAAGAATTTTAGGGATATGGTAGGGCAAGAGCATGTGACAAAGACCTTAATCAATGCTCTCGCGCAGAATAAAGTAGCCCATGCTTATTTATTTAGTGGTCCAAGAGGAACGGGTAAAACCACCACGGCGAAGGTTTTAGCTAAGGCTTTGAACTGTGAGCATCGGGATGGAGTTGAACCCTGTAATCAGTGCGCTTCCTGTCTGAGTATTGATCAGGGAAGTGCTATGGAAGTCTATGAGATTGATGCTGCTTCGAATCGAGGGATTGATGAAATCCGCGATTTAAGGGATAAAGTTCGCTTAAGTGCCGGAGAAAGCAAGACCAAAGTGTACATCATTGATGAAGTACATATGTTGACCACGGAGGCCTTTAATGCCCTTCTTAAAACTCTAGAGGAACCTCCTGAACGGGTTGTATTCATCCTGGCCACTACTGAAGTACATAAAATACCCTTGACCATTCTCTCACGGGTGCAGCGATTTGAATTCCATCGAATCCCTCTGGAACAGATTCAAAACCATTTAGAGAAGGTGTGCCAAGCCATCGGTCGGGATGTGGATGAAGAGGCTTTGCAGGTCATTGCCCAAAAATCGGAAGGTGGGCTTAGAGATGCCCTGAGTATTCTCGATCAATGCCTTTTGCTCGATGGGAAGCTTGGAGTTGTCCAAGTCTACCAAGTATTAGGGATGGTTGGCGAAGAGTTTAGTGCCCAACTGGTGGATCAGCTTGCCGAAGGAAATTATGCGGCGACTTTGGCTCGACTGGGGGATGGAATTAATCAAGGAATGGATCCGCGTCAGATCATTCGCGAGTTGCTGGAGTATTTGCGTCAAGCTCTGCTCTATGCTGCAACGCAAGCCTTTCCTCAGATTGCCCCTCATTTGAAGGAGAAATTAGCTTTTCAGTGTGAAAAGATTGGATTAAAAACCTTATTGCAGTGGATTGGAATTTTGCTACAAGGAGAAAGTCAGTTAAAATATGCTGCAAATGCACGCTTAGCAGCTGAACTGCTTTTAGTTCAAGTGATTTATGACTCTGAAAAGGATGGTTCACAGGATTCTCCGCAAGTGCTGCAAAGATTGCAGGAGATAGAGGAGGAAATTAAGAATCTTTCTAAGGGACACGTTATCCAAAAAGAAAGTAGGCAAGACTCGGCTCCTAAACTCAAGGAAGCAGCTTTGGGACCTACTCCCTCAAAGAAGGAGTCCCATGCTAAGTCAACGACACAGCCTCTGGATCACAACGACAGCGAAAGACAATCTCACTCTCCCCAATCCATCCAGCAGATTCAAGGACGCTGGAATGATGTGTTGGAACAGGTGCGAAAAGAAAAGAAATCAACTCATGCTTTTTTAATGGAAGGAAAGCCTGTTGAATTAGACGGGGATGGTTTGGTTATTGTATTTAAAGATGGCCTGTCGTTTCATCGAGATAAAGTTAAACAGAAGGAAAATCGGGAAACTATCGAACAGGTCCTTAAGAGCCTATTTGGCTGTTCGTTAACCTTGCAATGTGTGTTGGAAGGGGAGTATGGAAAAGGAGAGTCTTCGGCCAACCCTGAAGCAGGGGATGATTCTTTAGAAAATCCCCTACTCAAAAAGGCTGCTGATTTGTTTGGATCAGATTTAGTAGTCATTAAAGAATAG
- a CDS encoding YbaB/EbfC family nucleoid-associated protein, which produces MAFKGGGGMGNMNNMLKQAQKLQEEMARAQEELKTRTVEASVGGGAVQVVVNGKNELLELKIKPEAVDPDDVEMLEDLIKAAVNEGLRKVEEMTSSEMGKLTQGFKIPGLF; this is translated from the coding sequence ATGGCATTTAAAGGCGGCGGTGGTATGGGTAATATGAACAATATGTTAAAGCAAGCTCAGAAGCTCCAAGAAGAAATGGCAAGAGCTCAAGAAGAGCTAAAAACACGTACAGTTGAGGCATCCGTTGGCGGGGGAGCCGTTCAAGTCGTAGTTAATGGAAAAAATGAGCTGCTTGAGTTGAAAATCAAACCGGAAGCTGTAGATCCTGATGATGTAGAGATGCTGGAAGATTTGATTAAAGCTGCCGTCAATGAGGGTCTGCGAAAAGTGGAAGAGATGACCTCCTCTGAAATGGGTAAATTAACCCAGGGCTTTAAAATTCCCGGCCTCTTCTAA
- the recR gene encoding recombination mediator RecR, which translates to MDFLSYPQPLADLIAGLSRLPGIGPKTAGRLAFYLLQQPQVAENLAETIIKAQREIKQCSLCCNYTDQDPCPICEGEKRDRSLLCIVEQPRDVVSLEKTREFKGRYHVLHGVISPLEGIGPEQLTISKLLTRLEEVKEVVMAVNPTVEGEATAMYLAKLLKPLGIRVTRIAHGLPVGGDLEYADEITIARALEGRRQI; encoded by the coding sequence ATGGATTTTTTAAGCTATCCACAGCCCCTAGCGGATTTGATTGCCGGTTTATCCCGTTTGCCGGGGATTGGGCCGAAAACCGCAGGGAGATTGGCATTCTATCTTTTGCAACAGCCTCAAGTAGCAGAGAACTTGGCAGAAACGATCATCAAGGCCCAAAGGGAAATTAAACAATGCTCCCTTTGCTGTAATTATACAGATCAGGATCCTTGCCCGATCTGTGAGGGGGAGAAAAGGGATCGCTCCCTCTTATGCATTGTTGAACAGCCCAGAGATGTTGTGTCTTTAGAAAAGACGAGAGAGTTTAAAGGTCGCTACCATGTGTTACATGGTGTGATCTCTCCCTTGGAAGGAATTGGCCCAGAGCAACTCACGATTTCCAAACTCTTGACGCGCCTGGAGGAAGTCAAGGAAGTAGTCATGGCTGTGAACCCTACCGTGGAAGGTGAAGCAACTGCCATGTACTTAGCTAAGCTGTTGAAGCCCTTGGGAATAAGAGTGACACGGATAGCCCATGGATTACCGGTAGGTGGTGATCTGGAGTACGCGGATGAGATTACCATAGCCCGCGCTCTCGAGGGCCGTCGTCAAATCTAA
- a CDS encoding pro-sigmaK processing inhibitor BofA family protein: MTLIFLALFILLIALVVKSTLGKPNLFLKTTIHILGGIVGLWIFDLMLSVAGIGVPINVFTIFLVGFLGFPGAVALVGLQIMGI; this comes from the coding sequence ATGACCTTAATTTTTTTGGCATTGTTTATTTTGCTTATCGCCTTGGTGGTTAAAAGCACCTTAGGTAAACCCAACTTATTTTTAAAGACGACAATTCACATTCTCGGAGGAATAGTGGGTTTATGGATTTTCGACCTTATGCTGAGTGTTGCCGGCATCGGGGTTCCTATTAATGTATTTACGATTTTTCTGGTGGGATTTTTAGGCTTCCCTGGGGCTGTGGCTTTAGTGGGTCTACAAATCATGGGCATATAA